In the genome of Streptomyces sp. NBC_00433, the window GGGGCGCAGCGCGCGCTGGTGCGGGTGCACCCGGGCGAGGAGTGGCTGTACGTCACCGGCGGCACGCTCGACCTGACGCTCGGCGAGCGCACCCACACGCTCGCCCCCGGCGACTCCGCGCACTTCGACTCGCTGGTGCCGCACCAGCTGGCCGCCGCCGGCGGCTCGGGGGCCGACGTGCTGTTCATGCACACGCTCATGCAGAGCGAGACGTCCGCGCTGTGTGTCGGCGCCCCGTCCGCCCGCACCACCGCCGCGCTCCCCGCGGCGCACCGCACCGCCACCCCACGAGGAGACCGGTCATGACCACAGAAGCCACCCCGCGCGAGGCCGCCCCGAAGCCCGTCCCCGTCGTCGTCCCCACCACCAACGGCAGCGAGAAGCGCAAGCAGCGCGGGGTCATCACCCGGGTGCTGGTCTACGTGGTGGTCGCGCACCTGCTCGCCGCCTACCTCTACTTCCTCTTCGAGATCGCCGGCAAGCACTGACCGTCGCACCGGGTGGCCCCGCGGCGCCGGCGTGATCGAATGGCCGCATCGCGCGGCCCTCGCCGGTCCGCGGCCCACACCGCACCGCACGGCCAGTGGAAGGCGACCCGATGGCGCCTCCCGACGACGCGTGGCAGGCCGAGCTCCTTGCCGGGGCTCGAATCGCTCTACGAGGACCTGCACCGGCATCCCGAGCTGTCGGGCCACGAGCACCGTACCGCCCGCGAAGGCCGCGCAGGCGCCGGCCGACGCCGGGTACGAGGTGGCCGAGGGCGTCGGCGGCACCGGCATGGTCGGGGTGCTGCGCAACGGCGGGGGTCCTGTGGTGATGCTGCGGGCCGGCATGGACGCGCTGCCGGTCCGGTCCGGTCCGCGAGGCGACCGGGCCGCCGTACGCGTCCGAGGTCTACGCGCCAGGTCCCGACGGGGACAGCGTGCCGGTCGCCCACGCCTGCGGGCACGACATGCACGTGGCGGCCCTGGCCGGGGCGGCGGCGCTGCTCCCGCGGCTGCGAACCCACTGGTCGGGCACCGTGCTCGCGGTCTTCCAGCCGGCCGAGGAGCTGGTCGCCGGTGCGCGCGGGATGGTCGAGGACGGGCTCTTCGGGCGCGGCGGCCACGGTTCGCGGCCCGAGGCGACCGTCGACCCGGTGCTGCTCGCCGCGTCGGTCGTGGCGCGCCCGCGGGGCGTCGTGGCGCGCGAGGTGCCGGCGACGGAGACCGCGGTGGTGACGGTGGGCCGGCTGCAGGCCGGGACGAAGGAGAACACCGTCCCGGACACCGCGACGGTGATCGCCGCCTTCCAGGAGAGTGGCCACGACCAGCTGCCGAGCAGCCACTCCCCCGAGTTCGCACCCGTCGTCCAGCCCACCCTGACCACCGGGGTGGAGGCCCTCACCGTCGCGGCCCTGGGCAGGCTCGGCGGCTGAGGCCCGCCTCAGCGGGCGTTGCCCGCGCCGAGCCAGGCGAGGTAGTCGGCGACGGCGCGGGCGGTGTCGTACGCGGGGGTGTAACCGGTGTCCTGGTGCAGGCGGGTGATGTCCAGGCAGATGTCGGCGGGGGCCTGCGGGGCACGGCCCGCGGGGAGGTCGATCCGCATCGCGGGGGCGAGGGCGGCGGTGATGTCGGCGTTGGTGGTGATCCGGCCGGAGGCGACGTTGTAGGTGCGGTGGTTCAGCCGCGGTGCCTGCTGGAGCAGGGCCAGGGCCCGGCCGCAGTCCTTGGCGTAGATCAGGTCGGTGCCGTGGTCGGCGTGCGCGGGGACATACAGCGCGGACAGGTCGGGAACGGTGCCTCGGGCGGCGGCGTGGACGAGCTGGGGGGCGGCGAAGAAGACCGACGCCGGGCGGCCGAGCGGGCCCCAGGCGGCGGATATGCGGGCGTTGACCAGGTCGACGCCGGTGGCGGCGGTGAGGTGGTCGGTGAGCAGCTCGCCGATCTTCTTGAAGGCCGGGATGACGTGACCGGTCGTCATCGGCAGCGGCAGGTCCTCCTCCAGCGGGCCCGCGCCTGTCTCCGCCCCCGAGTAGACGCCGATGGTGCTGGCGGTGACGACCCGTGCGACCTTCCGTTCCGCCGCCGCCCGCACCACGTTCAGCAGGCTGTCGAGCGCCGCGCGGGCGGCCTCGACCGGGTCGCCGGGGCCGGGCGGCCAGGGCACGGACCCGGCGAGGTGGACGATGCCGGTCACCTGGTGCCGGTCGCCGATCTCGCGGAGCCGGTCGCGGTCG includes:
- a CDS encoding DUF6126 family protein; translated protein: MTTEATPREAAPKPVPVVVPTTNGSEKRKQRGVITRVLVYVVVAHLLAAYLYFLFEIAGKH
- a CDS encoding NAD(P)-dependent oxidoreductase; this encodes MILITGGLGFIGTHTARALLDLGESCVLVQRRSVTALPAALAAEHGTRLFVEQADLADRDRLREIGDRHQVTGIVHLAGSVPWPPGPGDPVEAARAALDSLLNVVRAAAERKVARVVTASTIGVYSGAETGAGPLEEDLPLPMTTGHVIPAFKKIGELLTDHLTAATGVDLVNARISAAWGPLGRPASVFFAAPQLVHAAARGTVPDLSALYVPAHADHGTDLIYAKDCGRALALLQQAPRLNHRTYNVASGRITTNADITAALAPAMRIDLPAGRAPQAPADICLDITRLHQDTGYTPAYDTARAVADYLAWLGAGNAR